Proteins encoded by one window of Pseudonocardia sp. HH130629-09:
- a CDS encoding YraN family protein translates to MAAKDELGRRGEDTAAEYLERAHGMVVLSRNWRCTHGEIDIVAVDPERRLVFCEVKTRSGLRYGEPAEAVTPRKTRRIRMLAKAFMAAHRVSWVEIRFDVVAVLIRPGLPVTLTHYPAAF, encoded by the coding sequence ATGGCAGCGAAGGACGAGCTCGGGCGCCGCGGTGAGGACACCGCCGCCGAGTACCTCGAGCGGGCACACGGGATGGTCGTGCTCAGCCGCAACTGGCGGTGCACGCACGGCGAGATCGACATCGTCGCGGTCGACCCGGAGCGACGGCTGGTGTTCTGCGAGGTCAAGACCCGTTCCGGTCTCCGCTACGGCGAGCCCGCCGAGGCGGTGACCCCCCGCAAGACACGCCGGATCCGGATGCTGGCCAAGGCGTTCATGGCCGCCCACCGGGTCAGCTGGGTCGAGATCAGGTTCGACGTCGTGGCGGTCCTGATCCGACCCGGCCTGCCGGTCACCCTCACCCACTACCCGGCGGCGTTCTGA
- a CDS encoding tyrosine-type recombinase/integrase yields MARTESSGPAAEPGPDAAACPDDRARPDADGPAADRAGACAAGDPTAAGDGLAPDVATAIDEFTGHLRLERNRSPHTVRGYRSDLTDLLRGLPGLGALDLDHLRRRLGATHAAGAGRATVARRTAAARTFCAWAVRTGRLDHDPAARLGSPRAGTVLPEVPAAAETAAVLDAVTSGAAEDAPEALRDLLVLELLYATGIRVAELCGLDVGAVDESARTLRVRGKGDRERTVVFGVPAARALRRWLDHGRPALATPSSPPALLLGVRGGRLDPRVARTVVHRAIRAVSGVPDVGPHGLRHAAATHLLEGGADLRYVQELLGHATLSTTQLYTHVTVDRLKVVHDQAHPRA; encoded by the coding sequence ATGGCGCGCACAGAGTCCTCCGGTCCCGCGGCCGAGCCGGGCCCCGACGCGGCCGCGTGTCCGGACGACCGGGCCCGGCCCGACGCCGACGGCCCGGCCGCGGACCGGGCGGGCGCTTGTGCCGCAGGGGACCCGACCGCCGCCGGTGACGGGCTCGCGCCGGACGTCGCCACCGCGATCGATGAGTTCACCGGGCACCTGCGCCTCGAGCGGAACCGCTCGCCGCACACCGTCCGCGGCTACCGCTCGGACCTCACCGACCTGCTCCGTGGTCTCCCCGGCCTCGGCGCGCTCGACCTGGACCACCTGCGTCGGCGGCTCGGCGCGACGCACGCCGCCGGCGCCGGGCGGGCCACCGTCGCGCGGCGCACCGCCGCGGCCCGCACGTTCTGCGCCTGGGCGGTGCGCACCGGGCGGCTCGACCACGACCCGGCGGCCCGGCTCGGGTCACCGCGCGCGGGCACCGTCCTGCCGGAGGTACCCGCCGCGGCCGAGACCGCGGCGGTGCTGGACGCGGTGACCTCGGGTGCGGCGGAGGACGCCCCGGAGGCCCTGCGCGACCTGCTGGTCCTCGAACTCCTCTACGCGACCGGGATCCGGGTCGCCGAGCTGTGCGGACTCGACGTCGGTGCGGTCGACGAGTCCGCCCGTACGTTGCGGGTCCGGGGCAAGGGCGACCGGGAACGGACCGTGGTGTTCGGGGTCCCCGCCGCGCGCGCCCTGCGCCGCTGGCTCGACCACGGCCGACCGGCGCTGGCGACCCCGTCGTCGCCGCCGGCACTGCTGCTGGGCGTGCGGGGAGGGCGGCTGGACCCGCGCGTAGCCCGGACCGTCGTGCACCGCGCGATCCGGGCGGTATCGGGCGTCCCCGACGTCGGGCCGCACGGTCTGCGACACGCCGCGGCGACCCATCTGCTCGAGGGCGGAGCCGACCTTCGTTACGTACAGGAGTTACTCGGTCACGCTACGCTGTCGACCACGCAGCTCTACACGCACGTGACCGTCGACCGGTTGAAGGTGGTTCATGACCAGGCGCACCCTCGGGCGTGA
- a CDS encoding YifB family Mg chelatase-like AAA ATPase, whose protein sequence is MRPPARIWSVALHGVDGVPVEIEAVIGGGMPGVHLVGLPDAALNESKDRVRSAIVHSGRTWPNERIVLALSPATLRKTGSRFDLALALGVLVAADVVPPDRLRGTVLLGELALDGRLRPVRGVLPCLLAARDAGMVRAVVPRATLAEAALVDGIEAFGADSLGDVLDWAAGNRLLHRHDGGPEEAPAAVAPELADVLGQHDARRALEIAAAGGHHLLMVGPPGTGKTMLAQRVVGLLPELDRSEALQLAAIRSVAGRLGDTGALSTCAPFVAPHHSASTAALLGGGSGVARPGAVSLAHRGVLFLDECPHWPASVLDGLRTPLEEGEVRLSRADGTVRYPARFQLVLAANPCPCAPPIDRDCTCRPDVRRRYLSRLSGPLLDRVDLRVAMEPVTALRVTEQRGEDTATVRRRVLDARAAAVARWSEHGWRCNAEVPGPALRTRFPLPARVIAPLEARLRAGDLSARGADRALRVAWTLSDLAGADRPDRGLVDAALYFRERGAA, encoded by the coding sequence ATGCGGCCCCCGGCACGCATCTGGTCGGTCGCGCTGCACGGCGTCGACGGCGTCCCCGTCGAGATCGAGGCGGTCATCGGCGGTGGGATGCCCGGCGTGCACCTCGTCGGCCTGCCCGACGCCGCGCTCAACGAGTCCAAGGACCGGGTGCGGTCCGCGATCGTGCACTCCGGCCGCACCTGGCCCAACGAGCGGATCGTGCTCGCCCTCTCCCCGGCGACGCTGCGCAAGACCGGCAGCCGCTTCGATCTCGCACTGGCGCTCGGCGTCCTGGTCGCCGCGGACGTGGTGCCGCCCGACCGGCTGCGCGGCACCGTGCTGCTCGGCGAGCTCGCTCTCGACGGCAGGCTGCGCCCGGTGCGCGGCGTGCTGCCCTGCCTGCTCGCCGCGCGGGACGCCGGGATGGTCCGCGCCGTCGTGCCCCGCGCCACGCTCGCCGAGGCCGCGCTGGTCGACGGCATCGAGGCGTTCGGCGCCGACAGCCTCGGCGACGTCCTGGACTGGGCGGCGGGCAACCGGCTGCTGCACCGGCACGACGGCGGACCGGAGGAGGCCCCGGCCGCCGTGGCCCCCGAGCTGGCCGACGTGCTCGGCCAGCACGATGCCCGGCGCGCCCTGGAGATCGCCGCCGCGGGCGGGCACCACCTGCTGATGGTCGGCCCGCCCGGCACCGGCAAGACGATGCTCGCCCAGCGGGTGGTGGGGTTGCTGCCCGAGCTCGACCGCTCCGAGGCGCTGCAGCTCGCCGCGATCCGCTCGGTGGCCGGGCGGCTCGGCGACACCGGGGCGCTCAGCACGTGCGCGCCGTTCGTCGCGCCGCACCACTCGGCGTCGACCGCGGCGCTGCTCGGCGGGGGAAGCGGCGTCGCCCGGCCCGGTGCGGTCTCGCTCGCCCACCGCGGGGTGCTGTTCCTCGACGAGTGCCCGCACTGGCCCGCCTCGGTCCTCGACGGGCTGCGCACCCCGCTGGAGGAGGGCGAGGTCCGGCTGTCCCGCGCCGACGGCACCGTGCGCTATCCGGCCCGTTTCCAGCTCGTCCTCGCGGCGAACCCGTGCCCGTGCGCCCCGCCGATCGACCGTGACTGCACCTGCCGCCCCGACGTCCGTCGCCGCTACCTGTCCCGGCTGTCCGGTCCGCTGCTCGACCGGGTCGACCTGCGGGTGGCGATGGAGCCGGTTACCGCGCTGCGGGTGACGGAGCAGCGGGGCGAGGACACCGCGACCGTCCGCCGCCGGGTGCTCGACGCGCGTGCCGCCGCCGTCGCACGGTGGTCGGAGCACGGGTGGCGGTGCAACGCCGAGGTGCCGGGCCCCGCTCTGCGGACCCGTTTCCCGTTGCCAGCCCGCGTGATCGCACCGCTGGAGGCCCGGTTGCGCGCCGGTGACCTCAGCGCCCGCGGCGCGGACCGCGCGCTACGGGTCGCGTGGACGCTCAGCGACCTCGCCGGGGCCGACCGGCCCGACCGCGGTCTGGTCGACGCGGCGCTGTACTTCCGCGAGCGGGGTGCCGCGTGA
- the rpsB gene encoding 30S ribosomal protein S2 → MAVVTMKQLLDSGVHFGHQTRRWNPKMKRYILTERNGIYIIDLQQTLSYIDRAYEFVRETVAHGGTIMFVGTKKQAQEVIAEEAARVNMPYVNQRWLGGMLTNFQTVHRRLQRLKELEAMEQNGGFEGRSKREILTLTREKDKLEKTLGGIRDMSKVPSAVWIVDTKKEHIAVGEARKLKIPVVSILDTNCDPDEVDFPIPGNDDAIRSAALLTKVIAKAAADGLVSRGQRRGEGGEAAAEQPLAEWEQDVLAGNEVGSDGASLSAAGGDGAAAATAPASTSNGTQN, encoded by the coding sequence ATGGCCGTCGTCACCATGAAGCAGCTGCTCGACAGCGGCGTGCACTTCGGGCACCAGACCCGTCGCTGGAACCCGAAGATGAAGCGCTACATCCTCACCGAGCGCAACGGCATCTACATCATCGACCTCCAGCAGACTCTGTCGTACATCGACCGCGCCTACGAGTTCGTGCGCGAGACCGTCGCGCACGGCGGGACGATCATGTTCGTCGGTACCAAGAAGCAGGCCCAGGAGGTCATCGCCGAGGAGGCGGCCCGGGTCAACATGCCGTACGTCAACCAGCGCTGGCTGGGTGGCATGCTCACGAACTTCCAGACCGTCCACCGTCGCCTGCAGCGCCTCAAGGAGCTCGAGGCGATGGAGCAGAACGGTGGCTTCGAGGGCCGCTCGAAGCGCGAGATCCTCACGCTGACCCGCGAGAAGGACAAGCTCGAGAAGACCCTCGGCGGTATTCGCGACATGTCCAAGGTCCCGTCCGCCGTCTGGATCGTGGACACCAAGAAGGAGCACATCGCCGTCGGCGAGGCCCGGAAGCTCAAGATCCCGGTCGTCTCCATCCTGGACACGAACTGCGACCCGGACGAGGTCGACTTCCCGATCCCGGGCAACGACGACGCGATCCGCTCGGCCGCGCTGCTGACCAAGGTCATCGCCAAGGCCGCCGCCGACGGTCTGGTCTCCCGTGGCCAGCGCCGTGGCGAGGGTGGCGAGGCCGCCGCCGAGCAGCCGCTCGCCGAGTGGGAGCAGGACGTCCTGGCGGGCAACGAGGTCGGCTCCGACGGTGCCAGCCTCTCCGCCGCCGGTGGCGACGGTGCGGCCGCTGCGACCGCCCCGGCGTCGACCAGCAACGGCACCCAGAACTGA
- the rplS gene encoding 50S ribosomal protein L19: protein MNTLDALDAETLRSDIPNFRPGDTLKVHVKVIEGNRTRTQIFQGVVIRRHGSGARETFTVRKISFGVGVERTFPVHTPNIEKIEVATRGDVRRAKLYYLRDLRGKAAKIKERRETTAS, encoded by the coding sequence ATGAACACCCTGGACGCACTGGACGCGGAGACCCTGCGCTCCGACATCCCGAACTTCCGCCCCGGGGACACCCTCAAGGTGCACGTGAAGGTCATCGAGGGCAACCGCACCCGTACCCAGATCTTCCAGGGCGTCGTCATCCGTCGCCACGGCTCGGGTGCCCGCGAGACCTTCACCGTGCGCAAGATCTCGTTCGGCGTCGGCGTCGAGCGCACCTTCCCGGTGCACACGCCGAACATCGAGAAGATCGAGGTCGCCACCCGCGGTGACGTCCGCCGGGCGAAGCTGTACTACCTCCGCGACCTCCGCGGCAAGGCCGCGAAGATCAAGGAGCGCCGGGAGACCACCGCGTCCTGA
- a CDS encoding FliA/WhiG family RNA polymerase sigma factor, with protein sequence MTRRTLGREVSPTTPRRPDAFPAALATALDRVAAGADTPRAAVLGAVPDPPGSPRRGPLDATSGQPPADVAPGCIALVPSTGRSPRDTPDGVRGHLNETVEPAVVPLWREFLATRAPAARRRLVEHHAPLVRGVGTKLAVRLPSSIELADLLQSGTFGLMEAVDRFDPARRIRFEAYAAQRVRGAMLDELRAQDWVPRTVRARSREVERAREAVQLRAGRPATDGELAAELGVAVRELRQARRPMYLVSAEDLGAGGPAGSPLSTLAADDSVDPVTAAVRRETGAELRAAIGLLGVRDRLVVHLYYVENRTLAEIGGILGVTESRVCQLHARTITRLRASLEPALAG encoded by the coding sequence ATGACCAGGCGCACCCTCGGGCGTGAGGTGTCCCCGACGACACCGCGCCGGCCCGACGCGTTCCCCGCCGCCCTGGCCACGGCCCTCGACCGGGTGGCTGCGGGGGCCGACACACCCCGCGCGGCCGTCCTCGGAGCGGTCCCCGACCCACCCGGGTCCCCGCGTCGCGGTCCTCTCGACGCCACCTCCGGGCAACCGCCGGCGGACGTGGCACCGGGGTGCATCGCGCTGGTCCCGTCGACGGGCCGGTCGCCCCGCGACACGCCCGACGGCGTCCGAGGTCACCTGAACGAGACCGTCGAGCCGGCGGTCGTGCCGCTGTGGCGCGAGTTCCTCGCCACCCGCGCCCCCGCCGCTCGGCGACGCCTGGTCGAGCACCACGCCCCGCTGGTGCGCGGCGTGGGCACGAAGCTGGCGGTGCGGCTGCCGTCGTCGATAGAGCTGGCCGACCTGCTCCAGTCCGGGACGTTCGGCCTGATGGAGGCCGTCGACCGGTTCGACCCCGCACGCAGGATCCGCTTCGAGGCCTATGCGGCCCAGCGCGTCCGGGGGGCCATGCTCGACGAGCTGCGCGCCCAGGACTGGGTACCCCGCACCGTGCGGGCGCGCAGCCGCGAGGTCGAGCGGGCCCGCGAGGCGGTGCAGCTCCGGGCCGGGCGCCCCGCGACCGACGGGGAGCTCGCCGCGGAGCTGGGTGTCGCGGTGCGCGAGCTCCGTCAGGCCCGGCGGCCGATGTACCTGGTCAGCGCCGAGGACCTCGGTGCGGGCGGTCCCGCGGGCTCGCCGCTGTCCACGCTCGCGGCCGACGACTCGGTGGACCCGGTGACCGCGGCGGTCCGGCGGGAGACCGGGGCGGAGCTGCGTGCCGCGATCGGCCTGCTGGGGGTGCGGGACCGGCTGGTCGTGCACCTCTACTACGTCGAGAACCGGACACTCGCCGAGATCGGCGGGATCCTCGGGGTCACCGAGTCCCGGGTCTGTCAGCTCCACGCCCGGACGATCACCCGCCTGCGGGCCTCGTTGGAGCCGGCGCTGGCGGGCTGA
- a CDS encoding ribonuclease HII, which yields MLPDGLRPPRAVVRDGGTWTLQTVLQRHGLGPVAGVDEAGRGASAGPLVVAAAVLRPADAKALAGLTDSKLLPPAARDHWYDRIRARALDHAVVVIPASEVDRRGVHVANIEGMRRAVAALTAVTPGYVLTDGFPVRGFGSPALAVPKGDRVAACIAAASVLAKVTRDRIMTALDAEHDRYGFAVHKGYNTPDHEAALRAHGPCPEHRFSFANVAAVAGREAPAGLVHNGALPEQEPDPGDPGDTVGAWEPLEIVTGGAGR from the coding sequence GTGCTGCCCGACGGGCTGCGTCCGCCGCGTGCCGTCGTCCGCGACGGCGGCACCTGGACCCTGCAGACCGTCCTGCAACGCCACGGGCTCGGCCCGGTCGCCGGCGTCGACGAGGCCGGTCGCGGTGCCAGCGCCGGACCGCTGGTCGTCGCCGCGGCGGTGCTGCGGCCCGCGGACGCGAAGGCCCTCGCCGGGCTGACCGACTCGAAGCTGCTGCCCCCGGCCGCCCGTGACCACTGGTACGACCGCATCCGGGCCCGTGCGCTGGACCACGCCGTCGTCGTGATCCCGGCGTCGGAGGTCGATCGTCGCGGGGTGCACGTCGCCAACATCGAGGGCATGCGCCGCGCGGTGGCCGCGCTGACCGCGGTCACGCCCGGCTACGTCTTGACCGACGGCTTCCCGGTCCGCGGCTTCGGGAGCCCGGCCCTCGCGGTGCCGAAGGGGGACCGGGTGGCGGCCTGCATCGCGGCGGCGTCGGTGCTGGCCAAGGTGACCCGGGACCGCATCATGACCGCGCTCGACGCCGAGCACGACCGCTACGGCTTCGCCGTGCACAAGGGCTACAACACCCCGGACCACGAGGCCGCGCTGCGCGCACACGGGCCCTGTCCGGAGCACCGGTTCTCCTTCGCGAACGTCGCGGCGGTGGCCGGGCGCGAGGCCCCGGCGGGGCTGGTCCACAATGGGGCGCTCCCCGAGCAGGAACCCGACCCCGGAGACCCGGGGGACACGGTCGGGGCGTGGGAGCCGTTGGAGATCGTCACAGGAGGAGCGGGCCGGTGA
- a CDS encoding DNA-processing protein DprA codes for MSAPGPAARTGTDIARGADIGQGVGRVPEEVLRARAYLMRCVEPPNRHLVALVDRYGPVEAADRLRRGAVPEELLRAAAARRGTDRSEADLEAAAHAGARLLVPEDPGWPSWPFRSFAEAPRADLAPPIALWARGPGEIATLADRSVTVVGSRAATPYGLGVAADFSATLARRGVAVLSGAAFGIDAAAHRGALAVDGATVAVLACGPDRVYPAAHTGLLERIAATGLVLTEYPPGTIPGRLRFLVRNRLLAALGVGTLVVEAGARSGTKRTAADATALGRPLMAVPGPVTSGMSVGCHELVRSHQAGLVGRPEDVLEVVGRLGVDLALPPQGESRPTDGLDPRVLAVHDALPARAAWPPGRIGEAAGVGPDELRAALTELEDRGLAEYHQGLWQRPARRAGP; via the coding sequence GTGAGCGCCCCGGGCCCGGCCGCCCGCACGGGCACCGACATCGCCCGGGGCGCCGACATCGGCCAGGGCGTCGGCAGGGTGCCCGAGGAGGTCCTGCGCGCCCGCGCCTACCTGATGCGCTGCGTCGAACCCCCGAACCGGCACCTCGTCGCGCTGGTCGACCGGTACGGGCCGGTCGAGGCGGCCGACCGGCTGCGTCGCGGCGCGGTCCCCGAGGAGCTGCTGCGCGCCGCCGCGGCCCGGCGGGGCACCGACCGGTCCGAGGCCGACCTGGAAGCGGCCGCCCACGCCGGAGCGCGCCTGCTCGTGCCGGAGGACCCGGGATGGCCGTCGTGGCCGTTCCGGTCGTTCGCCGAGGCCCCGCGGGCCGACCTCGCGCCCCCGATCGCGTTGTGGGCCCGTGGGCCGGGGGAGATCGCGACGCTCGCCGACCGGTCGGTCACCGTCGTCGGCTCGCGTGCCGCGACCCCGTACGGGTTGGGCGTGGCCGCGGACTTCTCCGCGACGCTGGCCCGGCGCGGCGTCGCGGTCCTGTCCGGCGCCGCGTTCGGCATCGACGCGGCCGCGCACCGGGGGGCCCTCGCCGTCGACGGTGCGACGGTCGCGGTCCTGGCCTGTGGCCCGGACCGGGTCTACCCGGCCGCGCACACCGGTCTCCTGGAACGGATCGCCGCGACCGGACTGGTGCTCACCGAGTACCCGCCCGGCACGATCCCCGGGCGGCTGCGGTTCCTGGTCCGCAACCGGCTGCTGGCCGCACTCGGTGTCGGGACCCTCGTCGTCGAGGCCGGGGCGCGCAGCGGGACGAAACGGACCGCTGCCGACGCGACCGCGCTCGGGCGCCCGCTGATGGCGGTGCCGGGCCCGGTCACGTCGGGGATGTCGGTCGGCTGCCACGAGCTGGTCCGCTCGCACCAGGCGGGCCTCGTCGGGCGGCCCGAGGACGTCCTGGAGGTCGTCGGCCGGCTGGGCGTGGATCTCGCCCTGCCCCCGCAGGGAGAGTCCCGCCCGACCGACGGGCTCGACCCGCGGGTGCTCGCGGTCCACGACGCGCTGCCCGCCCGGGCCGCGTGGCCGCCGGGACGGATCGGCGAGGCCGCGGGCGTCGGCCCCGACGAGCTGCGCGCGGCGCTGACCGAGCTGGAGGACCGTGGGCTCGCCGAGTACCACCAGGGCCTGTGGCAGCGCCCGGCACGCCGGGCGGGTCCTTGA
- a CDS encoding M23 family metallopeptidase, producing MPLPVPSAPPLDDLPRSPRPVSRPPGWRAGLRAGTVLLAVVVIGVALVPPGAAVAAPASAAPASVEPAPVEPAPGGPPDGVGPAPASPRPPGAGIPAPGADYAWPLLPPPAVTAVFRKPAFRYGRGHRGADLAGSPGQAVLVAREGVVVFAGRIAGRGVVSVDHPDGLRSTYEPVTAGVVAGARLAGGDPVGTLEPGHTGCPVAACLHWGVRRERLDHLDPLVLLRPPRVRLLPWDGAPEPTEDAPAELSPPAPAPTRPAGG from the coding sequence GTGCCTCTGCCCGTCCCGTCCGCTCCCCCGCTCGACGACCTGCCCCGGAGCCCGCGCCCCGTGTCCCGCCCGCCGGGCTGGCGGGCCGGGCTGCGGGCGGGGACGGTGCTGCTCGCCGTGGTGGTGATCGGTGTCGCGCTCGTGCCGCCGGGGGCGGCGGTCGCCGCGCCTGCGTCCGCGGCGCCCGCGTCCGTCGAACCCGCGCCCGTCGAACCCGCTCCGGGCGGACCCCCGGACGGGGTCGGCCCCGCGCCCGCATCGCCGCGGCCACCCGGGGCGGGGATACCGGCACCGGGGGCGGACTACGCGTGGCCCCTGCTCCCGCCCCCGGCGGTCACGGCGGTGTTCCGCAAGCCCGCGTTCCGCTACGGCCGCGGGCACCGCGGCGCCGACCTCGCCGGTTCCCCCGGACAGGCGGTGCTCGTCGCGCGGGAGGGAGTCGTGGTGTTCGCCGGCCGGATCGCAGGGCGCGGCGTCGTCTCGGTCGACCACCCCGACGGGTTGCGGAGCACCTACGAGCCGGTGACCGCCGGCGTCGTGGCGGGGGCGCGGCTCGCCGGGGGCGACCCGGTGGGGACGCTGGAACCCGGGCACACCGGGTGCCCGGTCGCGGCCTGCCTGCACTGGGGGGTGCGACGGGAGCGGCTCGACCACCTCGACCCGCTGGTGCTGCTGCGCCCTCCCCGGGTGCGGCTGCTGCCCTGGGACGGGGCACCCGAGCCCACGGAGGACGCTCCGGCGGAGCTCAGCCCGCCAGCGCCGGCTCCAACGAGGCCCGCAGGCGGGTGA
- a CDS encoding DUF2469 domain-containing protein, protein MSAEDLEKYETEMELTLYKEYRDIVAQFSYVVETERRFYLANSVDVAPRNADGEVYFEVRMSDAWVWDMYRPARFVKNVRVVTFKDVNIEELDTPDLRLPDDDQFPG, encoded by the coding sequence GTGAGCGCCGAGGATCTCGAGAAGTACGAGACCGAGATGGAGCTCACGCTCTACAAGGAGTACCGCGACATCGTCGCCCAGTTCTCCTACGTCGTGGAGACGGAGCGCCGGTTCTACCTGGCCAACTCCGTCGACGTCGCCCCGCGCAACGCCGACGGCGAGGTCTACTTCGAGGTGCGCATGTCCGACGCGTGGGTGTGGGACATGTACCGCCCGGCGCGGTTCGTCAAGAACGTGCGGGTCGTGACGTTCAAGGACGTCAACATCGAGGAGCTCGACACCCCGGACCTGCGGCTGCCCGACGACGACCAGTTCCCGGGCTGA
- a CDS encoding MgtC/SapB family protein, translating to MSESWTEPLWSTAAQWSLLPPVLLALLLTTAIGLEREAGAKSAGLRTHVLVGVGAAVFMVISKYGFADLLTTEHVALDPSRIAAQIVSGIGFIGAGLIFVRQDVVRGLTTAATIWLAAAVGTACGAGLAPLAVLATAAHFLVTRGLQPVARVVRRHRRRPPVLRIRYDDGHGVLRRVLERCTAAGFSVAGVSVHRGSLTDDGGRVAALTLRLDGRGDLNGLAAALSETDGVRSAQTRVDPTEDPDDPDRADD from the coding sequence ATGTCGGAATCCTGGACCGAGCCGCTCTGGTCGACGGCGGCGCAGTGGAGCCTGCTGCCGCCGGTGCTGCTCGCCCTGCTGCTGACGACGGCGATCGGTCTGGAACGCGAGGCCGGGGCGAAGAGCGCCGGACTGCGCACGCACGTGCTGGTCGGCGTCGGCGCGGCGGTGTTCATGGTCATCTCCAAGTACGGCTTCGCCGACCTGCTCACGACCGAGCACGTCGCGCTGGACCCGTCCCGGATCGCGGCGCAGATCGTGTCCGGGATCGGGTTCATCGGCGCCGGACTGATCTTCGTCCGGCAGGACGTGGTGCGCGGGCTCACCACCGCGGCCACAATCTGGCTGGCCGCCGCGGTCGGGACGGCGTGCGGCGCGGGCCTGGCCCCGCTGGCCGTCCTCGCGACAGCGGCGCACTTCCTGGTCACCCGCGGTCTGCAGCCGGTGGCGCGGGTGGTGCGGCGGCACCGTCGTCGCCCGCCGGTGCTGCGGATCCGCTACGACGACGGCCACGGCGTGCTCCGCCGGGTCCTGGAGCGCTGCACCGCGGCCGGCTTCTCGGTCGCCGGGGTGTCCGTGCACCGCGGCTCGCTCACCGACGACGGCGGTCGGGTCGCCGCACTCACCCTGCGGCTCGACGGCCGGGGCGACCTGAACGGCCTGGCCGCGGCGCTGTCGGAGACCGACGGGGTGCGCTCGGCCCAGACCCGGGTGGACCCGACGGAGGACCCGGACGACCCGGACCGCGCCGACGACTGA
- the trmD gene encoding tRNA (guanosine(37)-N1)-methyltransferase TrmD codes for MRIDVVTIFPSYLQPLREALLGRAIDRGLLDVAVHDLRDWTHDVHQAVDDSPYGGGPGMVMRPQVWGEALDDVLATPDPPARLVVPTPAGRPFTQATAHAWTAEERLVFACGRYEGIDERVLLDARARGITVDEVSIGDYVLVGGEVAVLVMVEAVARLLPGVLGNPRSAAEDSFSDGLLEGPSYTRPEVWRGLAVPEVLRGGNHAAIARWRRDRALERTRDRRPDLLDALGPDALDAADRAVLAAGRPDDDADGPTG; via the coding sequence GTGCGGATCGACGTCGTGACCATCTTCCCGTCCTACCTGCAACCGTTGCGCGAGGCACTGCTGGGGCGGGCGATCGACCGCGGGCTGCTGGACGTCGCCGTGCACGACCTGCGGGACTGGACCCACGACGTGCACCAGGCCGTCGACGACTCCCCGTACGGCGGCGGGCCGGGCATGGTCATGCGCCCCCAGGTGTGGGGCGAGGCCCTCGACGACGTGCTGGCCACCCCGGACCCGCCCGCCCGGCTGGTCGTCCCCACCCCGGCCGGGCGGCCGTTCACCCAGGCCACCGCGCACGCCTGGACCGCCGAGGAGCGGCTGGTGTTCGCCTGCGGCCGCTACGAGGGCATCGACGAGCGCGTGCTGCTCGACGCCCGGGCCCGCGGCATCACCGTCGACGAGGTCTCGATCGGGGACTACGTGCTCGTCGGCGGGGAGGTCGCGGTGTTGGTGATGGTCGAGGCCGTCGCCCGGCTGCTGCCCGGCGTGCTGGGCAACCCGCGCTCGGCCGCCGAGGACTCCTTCTCCGACGGGTTGCTCGAAGGCCCGTCCTACACCCGTCCCGAGGTGTGGCGGGGGCTGGCCGTGCCGGAGGTGCTCCGCGGCGGGAACCACGCCGCGATCGCCCGCTGGCGTCGCGACCGGGCCCTGGAACGGACCCGGGACCGGCGCCCCGACCTGCTCGACGCGCTCGGACCGGACGCCCTGGACGCCGCCGACCGCGCGGTGCTCGCCGCCGGGCGCCCCGACGACGACGCCGACGGCCCCACCGGCTGA